From Chelonia mydas isolate rCheMyd1 chromosome 22, rCheMyd1.pri.v2, whole genome shotgun sequence, the proteins below share one genomic window:
- the TTC36 gene encoding tetratricopeptide repeat protein 36 isoform X1 — protein MVKTQGEKGCRSPGQTRRGFCSQDIQGSGLGQQFWLCMQGGKADARGDGAFTSELLEQVKELELQGVLAAESGNVNMALERFSQAIWLLPERASCYNNRAQALRLKGDVAGALQDLDTALRLSRGTGRVACQCFVQRGLINVLQGHEDNARQDFEQGARLGSAFARHQLVLMNPYSALCNQMLLEMMRKLQNPDIQGSN, from the exons ATGGTGAAGACACAAGGGGAGAAAGGGTGCAGGAGTCCAGGCCAGACAAGGAGAGGATTCTGTAGCCAAGACATTCAGGGATCCGGGCTTGGACAACAATTCTGGCTGTGTATGCAGGGGGGAAAGGCTGATGCCAGAGG AGATGGAGCTTTCACCTCAGAGCTGCTGGAGCAAGTCAAAGAGCTGGAGCTTCAGGGAGTTTTGGCAGCTGAATCAGGAAATGTGAACATGGCCCTTGAGAGATTCAGCCAGGCCATTTGGCTCCTTCCGGAGCGAGCCTCGTGCTACAACAACCGTGCCCAGGCCCTTCGTCTCAAAGGGGATGTGGCAG GTGCCCTGCAGGACCTGGACACAGCCCTGCGCCTCAGCAGGGGCACAGGCCGTGTGGCATGCCAGTGCTTCGTGCAGCGAGGTCTCATCAATGTGCTGCAGGGCCATGAGGATAATGCCAGGCAGGATTTTGAGCAGGGAGCCAGACTGGGTAGCGCCTTCGCTCGGCACCAGCTGGTCCTGATGAACCCCTATTCAGCGCTCTGCAACCAGATGCTGTTGGAGATGATGAGGAAGCTGCAGAACCCAGACATCCAGGGAAGCAACTAG
- the TTC36 gene encoding tetratricopeptide repeat protein 36 isoform X3, translated as MPEETYGAFTSELLEQVKELELQGVLAAESGNVNMALERFSQAIWLLPERASCYNNRAQALRLKGDVAGALQDLDTALRLSRGTGRVACQCFVQRGLINVLQGHEDNARQDFEQGARLGSAFARHQLVLMNPYSALCNQMLLEMMRKLQNPDIQGSN; from the exons ATGCCAGAGGAGACGT ATGGAGCTTTCACCTCAGAGCTGCTGGAGCAAGTCAAAGAGCTGGAGCTTCAGGGAGTTTTGGCAGCTGAATCAGGAAATGTGAACATGGCCCTTGAGAGATTCAGCCAGGCCATTTGGCTCCTTCCGGAGCGAGCCTCGTGCTACAACAACCGTGCCCAGGCCCTTCGTCTCAAAGGGGATGTGGCAG GTGCCCTGCAGGACCTGGACACAGCCCTGCGCCTCAGCAGGGGCACAGGCCGTGTGGCATGCCAGTGCTTCGTGCAGCGAGGTCTCATCAATGTGCTGCAGGGCCATGAGGATAATGCCAGGCAGGATTTTGAGCAGGGAGCCAGACTGGGTAGCGCCTTCGCTCGGCACCAGCTGGTCCTGATGAACCCCTATTCAGCGCTCTGCAACCAGATGCTGTTGGAGATGATGAGGAAGCTGCAGAACCCAGACATCCAGGGAAGCAACTAG
- the TTC36 gene encoding tetratricopeptide repeat protein 36 isoform X2, with amino-acid sequence MATAQDRAVLQTIFNPSAPFGDIPASDAGEEAEAIQGEDGAFTSELLEQVKELELQGVLAAESGNVNMALERFSQAIWLLPERASCYNNRAQALRLKGDVAGALQDLDTALRLSRGTGRVACQCFVQRGLINVLQGHEDNARQDFEQGARLGSAFARHQLVLMNPYSALCNQMLLEMMRKLQNPDIQGSN; translated from the exons ATGGCTACAGCCCAGGACAGGGCAGTTCTTCAAACCATCTTTAACCCCAGTGCTCCTTTTGGGGACATCCCCGCCTCAGATGCGGGAGAGGAAGCAGAGGCAATCCAAGGGGAAG ATGGAGCTTTCACCTCAGAGCTGCTGGAGCAAGTCAAAGAGCTGGAGCTTCAGGGAGTTTTGGCAGCTGAATCAGGAAATGTGAACATGGCCCTTGAGAGATTCAGCCAGGCCATTTGGCTCCTTCCGGAGCGAGCCTCGTGCTACAACAACCGTGCCCAGGCCCTTCGTCTCAAAGGGGATGTGGCAG GTGCCCTGCAGGACCTGGACACAGCCCTGCGCCTCAGCAGGGGCACAGGCCGTGTGGCATGCCAGTGCTTCGTGCAGCGAGGTCTCATCAATGTGCTGCAGGGCCATGAGGATAATGCCAGGCAGGATTTTGAGCAGGGAGCCAGACTGGGTAGCGCCTTCGCTCGGCACCAGCTGGTCCTGATGAACCCCTATTCAGCGCTCTGCAACCAGATGCTGTTGGAGATGATGAGGAAGCTGCAGAACCCAGACATCCAGGGAAGCAACTAG